The Flavobacterium sp. HJ-32-4 genome contains a region encoding:
- a CDS encoding single-stranded DNA-binding protein has translation MNALKNRVQLIGHVGGDPEIKDFEKGKKRAVLNLATNDVYKNDKGEKVEETQWHRVIAWGKPAEIIEKYVNKGKEIAIEGKLTHKTYEDKNGERRFLTEVVVSELLLLGK, from the coding sequence ATGAATGCACTTAAGAACCGCGTACAATTAATCGGCCACGTAGGTGGTGATCCGGAAATCAAGGATTTCGAAAAAGGAAAAAAGCGGGCCGTCCTGAACCTCGCCACCAACGATGTTTATAAGAATGACAAAGGGGAGAAGGTAGAGGAAACGCAATGGCATCGGGTCATCGCATGGGGCAAACCTGCGGAAATCATCGAAAAGTATGTCAATAAGGGCAAGGAAATTGCGATTGAAGGCAAACTGACGCACAAGACCTACGAAGACAAAAACGGAGAGCGGCGGTTTCTCACGGAAGTAGTGGTGAGCGAATTGTTGTTGCTGGGCAAATAA
- the metG gene encoding methionine--tRNA ligase, translated as MTKLPKRYTITAALPYTNGPIHIGHLAGVYVPSDIYARYLRAQNRDVAFICGSDEHGVAISMKAKKEGITPQQVIDKYDAIIRQSFADFGISFDNYSRTSAKIHHDTASEFFRKLYEDGKFIEETTEQLYDEKAQQFLADRFVTGTCPKCSNPEAYGDQCERCGSSLNATDLINPKSTLSGETPVLRTTKHWFLPLDQYDAFLREWILKGHAKDWKPNVYGQVKSWLEDGLKPRAVTRDLDWGIPVPVEGAEGKVLYVWFDAPIGYISSTKEWAARVGKDWEPYWKDADTKLVHFIGKDNIVFHCVIFPAMLKAEGSYILPDNVPANEFLNLEGNKLSTSKNWAVWLNEYLEEFPGKQDVLRYALTANAPETKDNDFTWRDFQARNNNELVAILGNFINRVVVLTHKYYDGIVPEPGTFSEVDEQVLTEMRAYPDVIASSIERYRFREALGEMMNVARLGNKYLADEEPWKIVKDNPERVKTQLFVALQIATALAVVAEPFLPFTAARLRQMLGMHPSPEGVNDWDEVAKPQTILSPGTQLGASELLFTKIEDADIQKQIDKLEATKNANKAENTAVEPQKDLIQYDDFAKMDIRTGTILEAEKMPKANKLLVLKVDTGIDVRTIVSGIAEHFSPEEVVGKRVTVLVNLAPRALRGVESQGMILMTQDAEGKLVFVNPDRDGVANGATIN; from the coding sequence ATGACGAAACTTCCGAAACGCTATACCATCACGGCGGCACTGCCGTATACAAATGGCCCCATCCATATCGGTCATTTGGCGGGCGTGTATGTGCCATCCGACATCTATGCCCGCTACCTGCGCGCGCAAAATCGCGACGTGGCTTTCATCTGCGGAAGCGATGAGCACGGTGTAGCCATTTCGATGAAAGCGAAGAAAGAAGGCATTACGCCCCAACAGGTAATCGATAAGTACGACGCCATCATCCGGCAATCGTTCGCGGATTTCGGCATATCCTTCGATAATTACTCCCGTACATCGGCGAAAATCCATCACGACACCGCCTCTGAGTTCTTTCGAAAACTCTACGAAGACGGAAAATTCATCGAGGAAACGACCGAGCAATTGTATGATGAGAAAGCGCAACAATTCCTGGCCGACCGTTTCGTAACCGGAACCTGTCCGAAATGCAGCAACCCCGAAGCCTACGGTGATCAGTGTGAGCGCTGCGGCTCTTCCTTGAATGCGACCGACCTTATCAACCCGAAGTCGACCCTGAGTGGTGAAACGCCTGTCTTGCGGACGACCAAACACTGGTTTTTGCCGCTTGACCAATACGACGCCTTTTTACGGGAATGGATTCTAAAAGGGCATGCGAAAGACTGGAAACCGAACGTATACGGCCAGGTGAAGTCGTGGCTGGAGGACGGATTGAAACCGCGCGCCGTGACCCGCGACCTCGACTGGGGAATCCCGGTTCCGGTGGAAGGGGCTGAAGGAAAAGTGCTGTATGTATGGTTCGACGCACCCATCGGCTACATCTCGTCCACAAAAGAATGGGCGGCTCGCGTCGGGAAGGATTGGGAGCCATACTGGAAGGACGCCGATACGAAACTTGTCCACTTCATTGGGAAAGACAATATTGTGTTCCATTGTGTTATTTTCCCGGCCATGCTCAAGGCGGAAGGGAGTTACATCCTGCCTGATAACGTTCCGGCGAACGAGTTCCTGAACCTGGAAGGAAATAAGCTGTCTACCTCCAAAAACTGGGCGGTATGGCTGAACGAATACCTCGAGGAGTTCCCTGGCAAACAGGATGTATTGCGGTATGCCCTGACGGCCAACGCCCCTGAAACAAAAGACAACGACTTCACTTGGAGAGATTTTCAGGCGAGAAATAACAACGAACTAGTTGCCATTTTGGGCAACTTCATCAACCGTGTAGTCGTGCTTACGCACAAATACTATGACGGCATCGTGCCCGAACCGGGTACGTTTTCCGAGGTGGACGAGCAGGTGCTGACCGAAATGCGTGCCTATCCGGACGTCATTGCCAGCTCCATTGAGCGTTACCGTTTCCGGGAAGCATTGGGCGAGATGATGAACGTGGCCCGACTGGGGAACAAATACCTAGCCGACGAAGAGCCTTGGAAAATCGTGAAAGACAACCCCGAGCGCGTCAAAACGCAATTGTTCGTGGCCCTGCAGATTGCTACGGCGCTGGCCGTTGTAGCCGAACCTTTCCTTCCTTTCACTGCCGCCCGCTTACGCCAGATGCTGGGCATGCACCCTTCTCCGGAAGGCGTCAACGATTGGGACGAAGTGGCCAAACCACAGACGATCCTATCACCAGGCACACAACTGGGTGCGTCCGAACTGCTCTTTACAAAAATTGAAGACGCCGACATCCAGAAACAGATTGACAAACTAGAGGCAACGAAAAACGCCAATAAAGCTGAAAATACCGCCGTGGAACCACAAAAAGACCTCATACAATACGACGACTTCGCGAAGATGGACATCCGTACAGGCACCATACTTGAAGCAGAAAAGATGCCAAAAGCGAACAAATTGCTAGTGCTGAAAGTCGACACCGGAATTGACGTACGTACCATTGTATCAGGCATAGCCGAGCATTTCTCGCCAGAGGAAGTGGTAGGAAAACGGGTAACCGTATTGGTCAACCTGGCGCCGCGTGCCCTGCGGGGTGTGGAAAGCCAGGGGATGATCCTCATGACCCAGGATGCCGAAGGAAAATTGGTGTTTGTGAATCCCGATCGCGACGGGGTAGCCAATGGCGCAACCATCAATTAA
- a CDS encoding histone deacetylase yields the protein MIPVAFHPLYRHPLPEGHRFPMQKYELLPEQLLYEGTLSQSDFFSPEPASLDAVCAVHDPGYVDALCCLSIDPRAARKVGFPLSAELVERELRITQGTIDGSLKALETGIAFNIAGGTHHAYRAHGEAFCLLNDQAVAAQYLLDHGQASRILIVDLDVHQGNGTASIFAGRHDVFTFSMHGRTNYPFKKEQSHLDIALEDGTDDAVYLKTLHDILPPLLRKTAPDFVFYLAGVDILATDKLGKLGCTVEGCRQRDRFVLSVCREAGIPVQCSMGGGYSPDIQTIIEAHANTYREAVSLYR from the coding sequence ATGATCCCTGTCGCTTTCCATCCTCTTTATCGACACCCGCTGCCGGAGGGCCACCGCTTCCCGATGCAGAAATATGAGCTGTTGCCGGAACAGTTGCTATACGAAGGCACTTTATCTCAAAGTGATTTCTTTAGTCCCGAACCTGCTTCATTGGATGCTGTCTGCGCCGTCCATGACCCTGGTTACGTTGACGCGCTGTGTTGCCTATCAATCGATCCCCGGGCGGCCCGAAAAGTAGGCTTCCCACTTTCAGCCGAATTGGTCGAACGCGAACTTCGTATTACCCAAGGGACCATCGATGGTTCCCTGAAGGCGCTCGAAACCGGCATTGCCTTCAATATCGCAGGAGGCACCCATCATGCCTACAGGGCACACGGAGAGGCGTTTTGCCTGCTGAATGACCAGGCTGTCGCCGCGCAATACCTATTGGATCACGGTCAGGCGTCACGCATCCTCATTGTGGATCTCGACGTACACCAGGGAAACGGAACAGCGTCTATTTTCGCAGGCCGCCATGACGTGTTCACCTTTTCCATGCATGGTCGTACCAACTATCCGTTCAAAAAAGAACAATCACACCTCGACATCGCACTGGAGGACGGCACCGACGATGCTGTCTATTTGAAAACGTTACACGACATCCTTCCACCCTTATTACGGAAGACAGCACCCGATTTCGTGTTCTATCTGGCGGGAGTAGACATACTCGCAACAGACAAATTGGGAAAACTGGGCTGTACCGTCGAAGGCTGCCGGCAACGCGACCGATTCGTGCTGAGTGTATGCCGGGAGGCGGGTATTCCGGTGCAATGTAGCATGGGAGGCGGGTATTCGCCCGATATCCAAACGATTATCGAAGCCCACGCCAATACCTACCGGGAGGCCGTATCGCTCTACCGTTGA
- a CDS encoding chloride channel protein gives MILPLFFTMIFPSFWRTGVFLLASLATGLCVTVMALVLKHGTEHYESVFRLWSQSHPLVLFIFLFSGLTLLVSLRKWAFRNRPNKGIREVLGALSSGHGLPSYKIPSHLVNGFLTVVTGGSTGIEVSTVVAAGAVGSQWGDRHAFFQKYRGDLICAGISAGITALFGTLPGGLFFVWEVFSKPLDFRRATASLAASSIAFFIVTLVGEPALFPLPLHGWHWHALPYFVALGLLAAVHSVYLTRCVLFCKSVFSGILTTRARVLVASLIMAVCISVWPALYGDGYHAVSDMLGQLPSASVYTLLPLVGAVLLLKPICTAVTLGGGGDGGVFAPSLFSGAFLGAALAVVANTVFDADVIPLNFAVAGMAAALSASIHAPLTALFAVCGIVGDYTLWAPIALSVTVSHLTAKKLFPFSVYTYPAKAAGN, from the coding sequence GTGATCCTACCCCTTTTCTTTACCATGATCTTTCCCTCTTTTTGGCGGACGGGTGTCTTCCTATTGGCTTCCCTTGCTACCGGCCTCTGCGTCACCGTCATGGCGTTGGTGCTGAAACACGGCACTGAACACTATGAATCCGTCTTCCGTTTGTGGAGCCAGTCGCATCCGTTGGTGCTTTTTATCTTTCTATTCTCTGGCCTTACCTTGCTGGTCAGTCTCCGGAAATGGGCCTTCCGAAACCGTCCTAATAAAGGTATTCGCGAGGTGTTGGGTGCCCTTTCTTCCGGGCATGGACTCCCCTCCTACAAAATCCCGTCGCACCTGGTCAATGGTTTTCTGACAGTGGTAACGGGCGGCTCCACCGGTATTGAGGTTTCGACAGTAGTGGCAGCCGGTGCCGTCGGTTCGCAATGGGGTGACCGCCATGCCTTTTTCCAGAAATACCGCGGGGACTTGATCTGCGCTGGTATCTCCGCCGGTATAACCGCCCTTTTTGGCACCCTTCCCGGTGGGCTTTTCTTTGTATGGGAAGTATTCTCGAAACCCCTTGACTTTCGACGGGCAACGGCCTCATTGGCCGCCTCCTCGATTGCGTTTTTTATCGTGACGCTGGTCGGCGAGCCCGCGCTCTTTCCGCTACCCTTGCATGGTTGGCATTGGCACGCGCTGCCGTATTTCGTTGCGTTGGGACTACTGGCGGCGGTTCATTCCGTTTATTTGACCCGTTGTGTATTGTTCTGTAAAAGCGTCTTCTCGGGGATTTTGACGACTCGCGCACGGGTTCTCGTGGCCTCCCTAATAATGGCCGTATGCATCAGCGTGTGGCCGGCCCTGTATGGAGATGGGTACCACGCGGTCTCCGACATGCTCGGGCAGTTGCCGTCGGCTTCGGTTTATACACTACTGCCGCTTGTAGGCGCGGTTTTGCTCCTAAAACCCATCTGCACGGCCGTTACGTTGGGAGGCGGGGGAGACGGTGGTGTATTTGCCCCCAGTCTTTTTAGCGGTGCCTTTCTCGGAGCCGCCTTAGCCGTGGTGGCCAATACGGTGTTTGACGCTGATGTCATCCCACTGAATTTCGCCGTCGCCGGAATGGCAGCCGCGCTTAGTGCCAGCATACACGCGCCGTTGACTGCCCTGTTTGCCGTTTGCGGTATCGTAGGCGACTACACATTGTGGGCACCCATCGCGTTGTCGGTAACCGTGTCGCACCTGACGGCGAAGAAACTCTTCCCTTTCAGCGTCTATACCTATCCCGCTAAGGCTGCAGGAAATTAG
- a CDS encoding HAD family hydrolase, producing MDIKVIAFDADDTLFVNEPYFEETERKFCGLMEDYLSHQGLSQELFKVEIDNLPLYGYGIKGYILSMIEAALKISNNTVRVEAVGKILEYGKELLDKPIELLDGVEATLQALHGRFRLVVATKGDLLDQRRKLHKSGLGKYFHHIEVMSDKKEKDYLDLLKRLDIAPSEFFMIGNSLKSDVLPVLEIGGHAAHIPFHTTWAHERIDHEVVHERFRSFTTISEVLPLFS from the coding sequence ATGGATATCAAAGTCATTGCCTTCGACGCCGACGATACCCTGTTCGTCAACGAACCCTATTTCGAAGAAACGGAACGTAAGTTCTGTGGCCTGATGGAGGATTACTTATCACACCAGGGACTCTCGCAGGAGCTGTTCAAGGTCGAGATTGACAACCTTCCCCTTTACGGATACGGCATTAAGGGATATATCCTTTCCATGATTGAAGCGGCGCTGAAGATTTCCAACAATACCGTTCGGGTCGAAGCCGTCGGGAAAATCCTTGAATACGGGAAGGAACTACTCGATAAACCCATCGAACTTTTGGACGGCGTCGAAGCGACCTTACAAGCCTTACACGGTCGGTTTCGATTGGTAGTCGCCACAAAAGGCGATCTGCTTGATCAAAGACGCAAGTTGCACAAATCCGGCCTTGGTAAGTATTTCCACCACATCGAGGTCATGTCAGACAAAAAAGAAAAGGACTACCTAGACCTTTTGAAACGTCTGGACATCGCTCCGTCTGAGTTTTTCATGATTGGAAACTCATTGAAGTCGGATGTGCTACCGGTGCTTGAGATCGGTGGGCATGCCGCCCATATACCCTTCCACACGACCTGGGCCCACGAGCGCATCGACCACGAGGTGGTGCACGAACGGTTTCGTTCCTTTACAACGATTTCTGAGGTACTTCCGCTTTTTTCATAA
- a CDS encoding SDR family oxidoreductase, protein MAEISILGCGWLGLPLAKELIKNGRVVKGSTTRESQLPLLKEAGIDAYRLIAGPDAFVNHKRFLQCDILILTLPPKRGESGYLEKIVSLFSDFKEAGIQHILFTSSISVYGNEKGLVTEDTGVHPDTPSASEIVAVENALRASFPLTTVLRLGGLTGPDRHPITSLAGRTGIPDGDAPINLVHLDDCIGVSKTVIDQNRWGETFNVVPPYHPSKRAYYTQKAAERNLLPPTFLPGGADGRIVDGSAITQATGYTYSVVETI, encoded by the coding sequence ATGGCTGAAATTAGTATTCTTGGATGCGGATGGTTAGGACTTCCGTTAGCGAAAGAACTGATAAAGAATGGGCGCGTCGTCAAGGGTTCTACAACCCGGGAATCCCAGCTGCCGCTACTCAAAGAAGCCGGAATAGACGCGTACCGCCTTATAGCCGGACCCGATGCGTTCGTCAACCATAAGCGCTTTCTGCAATGTGATATCCTAATCCTGACGCTTCCACCCAAAAGAGGTGAAAGTGGCTACTTGGAAAAAATCGTATCGTTGTTTTCCGATTTTAAGGAAGCCGGGATACAGCATATCCTGTTCACGAGTTCGATTTCGGTATATGGAAACGAAAAAGGACTTGTTACGGAAGATACAGGTGTACATCCTGACACGCCATCGGCCTCTGAGATAGTGGCAGTGGAGAATGCGCTGCGAGCTTCCTTCCCGTTGACGACGGTGCTTCGTTTGGGTGGACTCACGGGTCCGGATCGACATCCTATTACGTCACTTGCCGGACGAACTGGTATTCCCGATGGCGACGCACCGATTAACCTGGTGCACCTGGACGATTGTATCGGCGTTAGTAAAACAGTTATTGACCAAAACCGCTGGGGTGAGACCTTCAATGTTGTACCCCCTTACCACCCCTCCAAACGTGCGTATTATACCCAAAAGGCTGCTGAACGGAATCTGTTGCCGCCGACCTTCCTGCCTGGCGGAGCAGACGGACGTATCGTAGACGGCAGCGCGATTACACAGGCTACCGGCTATACCTATTCCGTAGTAGAAACCATATAA
- a CDS encoding YraN family protein has translation MASHNELGKLGEEEAAAFLERNGYEILERNWVSGKAEVDIIAQKENIIAVVEVKTRSTDEFGLPQEFVKPRKIRLLVEAIDTFIAARGLEAEVRFDIIAVVVRGPRPEIEHLPDAFFHF, from the coding sequence ATGGCATCACACAACGAATTAGGAAAGTTAGGAGAAGAGGAAGCGGCGGCCTTCCTTGAACGGAACGGCTATGAGATCCTCGAGCGGAATTGGGTATCCGGCAAAGCCGAAGTAGACATCATCGCCCAAAAGGAAAACATCATAGCGGTCGTGGAGGTGAAAACGCGCTCTACCGACGAGTTCGGCTTGCCGCAGGAATTCGTAAAACCCCGAAAAATCCGGTTGCTGGTGGAGGCCATCGATACTTTCATCGCGGCGCGTGGACTCGAAGCAGAAGTGCGTTTCGACATCATCGCGGTAGTGGTAAGAGGCCCTCGCCCGGAGATCGAGCATCTCCCCGACGCTTTCTTCCACTTTTAG
- a CDS encoding LD-carboxypeptidase, giving the protein MRILLSWRYLIVLLVTAGSSTSSYSQRHMTTPEFLQKGDTVALVATARKIELESLRPAISLLEKWGLHVVMGASIGAEEHQLAGSDSLRAADFQKMIDDPSVKAVWAAKGGYGTVRFIDAIDFTRFRQKPKWVIGFSDMTVLHSHLNNMGIETVHGIMAFNVKTATPAAIETLRKALFGETLQYDVPSHPYNKLGKVSGELVGGNLSVLYSILGSASQVDCRDKILFIEDLDEYLYHIDRMMMNLKRNGWFQHVKGVIVGGMTEMNDNQVPWGKDALQIIQDIFKDYDFPVIYNFPAGHIRDNRALIFGKQVEMDVRANGASVIFQ; this is encoded by the coding sequence ATGCGAATCCTGCTGTCTTGGCGATATCTTATTGTGCTGCTTGTGACAGCGGGAAGCAGTACATCCTCCTATTCCCAGCGACACATGACCACACCTGAGTTTTTGCAAAAAGGCGATACGGTAGCCCTGGTGGCTACGGCGCGAAAAATTGAACTGGAATCGTTGCGACCTGCGATTTCCCTTCTCGAAAAGTGGGGATTGCATGTGGTGATGGGTGCCAGCATTGGCGCCGAGGAACACCAACTGGCCGGTTCCGACTCGCTTCGTGCAGCCGATTTCCAAAAGATGATTGACGACCCGTCCGTCAAGGCGGTATGGGCGGCAAAAGGCGGTTACGGAACGGTGCGGTTTATAGACGCGATCGATTTCACGCGATTCCGCCAGAAACCGAAGTGGGTAATAGGCTTCAGTGATATGACGGTTCTCCATAGCCACCTGAACAACATGGGTATCGAAACCGTGCACGGTATCATGGCGTTTAACGTGAAGACGGCCACCCCTGCTGCCATCGAGACCCTGCGGAAGGCGTTGTTTGGGGAGACGCTGCAATACGATGTCCCGTCCCATCCTTATAATAAGCTGGGAAAAGTCTCCGGCGAACTCGTCGGCGGGAACCTCTCGGTGTTGTATAGTATTTTGGGTTCGGCGTCACAGGTGGATTGTCGCGACAAGATATTGTTCATTGAAGATTTGGACGAATACCTGTACCACATCGACCGGATGATGATGAACCTCAAGCGCAACGGCTGGTTTCAGCATGTAAAAGGCGTGATAGTGGGCGGTATGACCGAGATGAACGACAACCAGGTGCCCTGGGGTAAGGATGCCTTGCAGATTATACAGGATATATTCAAAGACTACGATTTTCCGGTCATCTATAACTTTCCGGCCGGACATATCCGTGACAACCGGGCGCTTATTTTTGGAAAGCAGGTTGAGATGGATGTGCGGGCAAACGGCGCCAGCGTCATCTTCCAGTAA
- a CDS encoding M20/M25/M40 family metallo-hydrolase → MKKKTYSLLTACVLACMACWVLFTLKPVVVRDKVPLSEFSTKRAMEHVTQISQKPHYVGSPAHEEVVLYIEQQLRELGLRPQRQEGFVIGDGDKLVYARNLLARIPGTNSGKALVLLSHYDSAPHSKSKGASDDASGVATVLEGLRAFLHNKTSHRNDIIVLFTDAEELGLNGASLFVNRHPWAKDAGLVLNFEARGSGGPSCMLMEVNGGNAAMIRAFADAHPRYPVTNSLMYSIYKMLPNDTDLTVFREDRHIQGFNFAFIDDHFDYHTAQDDAARLDPTTLAHQGTYLMPLLQSLGNADLSSLESEDEEVYFNTPVALVHYSFSWNVPLVVVAFLLFGGIVFVGLGKRVLVPRDMVGGLLPFLIALLLSVLVSWGGWQLLLWAYPSYHEIQHGFTYNGYWYIAAFSALTLSICFYCYKRWSARNKALNHFTGPLLLWIILNAVLCVGLPGASYFIWPALSGLVMLAVFVATQRVNRILNWILALPSLIIIVPFIKMFPVGLGLVMIPGAMVLLVFLFALVLPLLGQFPKKNVWGSALLLLAAVFFVKAHFDSDYAKGKALPDSLVYYLNADAKSAYWASYDATADEWTAAYLGTNPKAIPVVNDLSLSSKYGRMFRLAAPAALVNVPTPSIDFLKDSTAGNRRYLSIRITPRRPVNRYDVFLTKSCRLYDLKANGEIVPDRFSSKMAAGRDDKLVLSYYVSAQRPLEFTFYVDAHIKPQMEVVESSFDLLENPLYGVKPRPDRYMPKPFLVNDAVMVRKKIVPSGPFTPAPPTQPVVRDTIPAENRNG, encoded by the coding sequence ATGAAGAAAAAAACCTACTCCCTTCTCACCGCATGCGTACTCGCCTGTATGGCCTGTTGGGTACTCTTTACTCTTAAACCTGTGGTGGTTCGCGACAAAGTCCCACTGTCCGAATTTTCGACGAAGCGGGCGATGGAGCACGTGACCCAAATCAGCCAAAAGCCGCATTATGTGGGAAGTCCGGCCCATGAGGAAGTCGTCCTGTATATCGAACAGCAACTCCGTGAGCTCGGATTGCGTCCGCAGCGACAGGAAGGTTTTGTCATCGGCGATGGTGACAAGCTGGTATATGCGCGAAACCTTCTGGCCCGCATCCCGGGAACCAACTCGGGAAAGGCGTTGGTACTTCTCTCCCACTATGACAGTGCGCCACACAGCAAGTCAAAAGGCGCATCGGACGATGCATCCGGTGTGGCTACGGTACTCGAAGGACTGCGTGCCTTCCTTCACAATAAAACGTCCCATCGAAACGATATCATCGTCTTGTTCACCGATGCGGAAGAACTTGGCCTGAACGGCGCTTCTTTATTTGTAAATCGGCACCCGTGGGCAAAAGACGCCGGATTGGTGCTCAATTTCGAGGCGCGTGGCAGCGGCGGTCCATCTTGCATGCTGATGGAGGTCAACGGCGGTAACGCTGCCATGATCCGGGCATTTGCCGACGCCCATCCGCGTTACCCAGTCACCAATTCCCTGATGTACAGCATCTACAAGATGTTACCAAACGATACGGATCTCACGGTTTTCCGCGAAGACCGCCACATCCAGGGCTTCAATTTTGCTTTTATAGACGATCACTTCGACTATCATACCGCGCAGGACGATGCGGCGCGTCTTGATCCTACGACGCTGGCGCACCAGGGCACGTACCTCATGCCGTTGCTCCAGTCTTTGGGGAACGCCGATCTTTCATCGCTGGAATCGGAAGACGAAGAGGTATATTTCAATACGCCTGTCGCGCTCGTCCATTACTCTTTTTCGTGGAACGTGCCGCTTGTGGTCGTCGCCTTTCTACTGTTCGGTGGCATCGTATTCGTCGGATTGGGTAAAAGGGTGTTGGTACCCCGTGATATGGTAGGAGGATTGCTTCCTTTCCTGATTGCCTTGCTGCTGTCGGTACTTGTCAGTTGGGGCGGATGGCAACTGTTATTGTGGGCGTATCCCTCGTATCATGAGATCCAACATGGCTTTACCTACAATGGCTATTGGTACATTGCGGCTTTTTCGGCCCTCACCCTGTCTATTTGTTTTTATTGCTATAAACGCTGGTCAGCCCGTAATAAAGCCCTCAACCACTTCACAGGGCCTTTGCTGTTGTGGATTATCCTGAATGCGGTTCTTTGTGTCGGTTTGCCGGGCGCTTCGTATTTTATCTGGCCGGCCTTGTCTGGATTAGTGATGCTTGCCGTTTTTGTGGCAACCCAACGGGTAAATAGAATCCTGAACTGGATCCTCGCCCTACCTTCCCTGATCATTATAGTACCATTTATCAAGATGTTCCCGGTAGGACTCGGACTGGTGATGATTCCGGGTGCGATGGTGTTGTTGGTATTTCTGTTCGCGCTGGTTTTACCCTTATTAGGTCAGTTCCCGAAAAAGAATGTCTGGGGCTCAGCCCTGTTACTACTCGCTGCGGTGTTTTTCGTGAAAGCCCATTTTGATTCGGACTATGCCAAAGGAAAAGCCCTGCCCGACAGTTTAGTGTATTATCTCAACGCCGACGCGAAAAGTGCTTACTGGGCTTCGTATGACGCCACTGCTGATGAGTGGACGGCGGCTTACCTGGGTACAAATCCCAAAGCTATCCCTGTAGTAAATGACCTGTCGTTGTCGAGCAAATATGGCCGGATGTTTCGTCTGGCTGCTCCTGCCGCATTAGTAAACGTACCGACGCCTTCTATCGATTTCCTGAAGGATTCGACAGCGGGCAATCGGCGCTATCTCTCGATCCGGATTACGCCACGGCGTCCGGTAAACCGCTATGATGTATTCCTGACCAAATCGTGCCGCCTGTACGACCTTAAGGCAAATGGGGAAATCGTTCCTGATCGGTTCTCGTCGAAGATGGCGGCGGGTCGCGACGACAAACTCGTCCTGTCCTATTACGTCAGTGCGCAGCGACCGCTGGAGTTCACCTTTTATGTAGACGCTCATATAAAGCCGCAAATGGAAGTGGTGGAATCTTCGTTTGACTTGTTGGAAAATCCACTTTACGGCGTTAAGCCGCGGCCAGACCGCTATATGCCGAAACCGTTTCTGGTGAACGATGCGGTTATGGTGCGGAAGAAAATCGTACCCTCTGGTCCTTTCACGCCCGCACCGCCCACACAACCCGTCGTTCGCGATACCATTCCCGCAGAAAACCGAAATGGCTGA
- a CDS encoding aspartate kinase, which produces MKTISAVVENYIKTKPFLLSALSQGIINLTSLSRNMLPDLQQELGKDVKQGAIVMALKRLSEDLDFRLNHKIVKVLKSLGEITVRSSLIDYTFAISETILDSQAQMIAEIGKYSDIFYTSSRGVSETNVIVSESVAHLVDKHFGNEKLIHKFENLASITIKLPKDNVSTPGVYYFLFQRLAWEGIIINEVVSTSYEFTILVSEDDVDVAFKVIKDMKSL; this is translated from the coding sequence ATGAAAACAATTTCGGCCGTTGTAGAAAACTACATCAAGACCAAGCCATTCCTGCTCAGTGCGTTGTCGCAGGGCATTATCAATTTAACGTCACTTTCGCGCAACATGCTGCCCGACCTTCAACAGGAATTGGGAAAGGACGTCAAGCAAGGTGCCATCGTCATGGCACTGAAACGGCTGTCGGAGGATCTTGATTTTCGGCTGAACCATAAAATTGTCAAGGTACTCAAGAGCCTGGGTGAAATAACCGTCCGGTCATCGCTCATCGATTACACCTTCGCCATTTCCGAGACCATCCTTGACAGCCAGGCGCAAATGATAGCTGAAATTGGCAAATATTCCGATATTTTCTACACCTCGTCCCGTGGCGTGAGCGAAACCAACGTCATCGTCAGTGAAAGTGTCGCCCATTTGGTCGATAAGCATTTCGGGAACGAGAAACTCATCCATAAGTTCGAGAACCTGGCTTCCATCACCATCAAACTGCCGAAAGACAATGTGTCAACGCCGGGGGTCTACTACTTCCTCTTCCAACGTCTCGCGTGGGAAGGTATTATCATCAATGAAGTCGTATCTACTTCATACGAATTCACGATCCTGGTCAGTGAAGACGATGTGGACGTAGCGTTTAAGGTGATTAAGGACATGAAGAGTCTTTAG